One genomic segment of Burkholderiaceae bacterium includes these proteins:
- the puuE gene encoding allantoinase PuuE, giving the protein MTTHTLYDSTAPYPRDLAGYGADVPHARWPGGARIAVQFVLNYEEGGENCVLHGDAASETFLSEMFNPAAYPERHLSMESIYEYGSRAGVWRVLREFRQRGLPLTIFCVASALARYPEMARAFQDGGHEIACHALRWIHYQGMDEASERAQMKQALDTIEAIAGERPLGWYTGRDSVNTRRLVVDDGRLLYDSDYYGDDLPFWMKVRKTDGSDANHLVVPYTLDCNDMRFGLPQGYSDAEPFYRYMRDSFDTLYAEGDPQGLDRPKMLSIGLHNRMVGRPGRFAALQRFLDHVGRHPDVWVCRRVDIARHWIATHPCKD; this is encoded by the coding sequence ATGACCACCCACACCCTTTACGACAGCACGGCGCCCTACCCGCGCGACCTGGCCGGCTACGGCGCCGACGTGCCCCACGCCCGCTGGCCGGGCGGCGCGCGCATCGCGGTGCAGTTCGTCCTCAACTACGAGGAAGGCGGCGAGAACTGCGTGCTGCACGGCGACGCCGCCAGCGAGACCTTCCTGTCCGAGATGTTCAACCCGGCGGCCTACCCCGAGCGCCACCTGAGCATGGAGAGCATCTACGAATACGGCTCGCGCGCCGGCGTGTGGCGCGTGCTGCGCGAGTTCAGGCAGCGCGGGCTGCCGCTGACGATCTTCTGCGTCGCCAGCGCGCTGGCGCGCTACCCCGAAATGGCCCGGGCCTTCCAGGACGGCGGGCACGAGATCGCCTGCCACGCGCTGCGCTGGATTCACTACCAGGGCATGGACGAGGCCAGCGAGCGCGCGCAGATGAAGCAGGCGCTCGACACCATCGAGGCCATCGCCGGCGAGCGCCCGCTGGGCTGGTACACCGGCCGCGACAGCGTCAACACGCGCCGCCTGGTGGTGGACGACGGCCGCCTGCTGTACGACAGCGACTACTACGGCGACGACCTGCCCTTCTGGATGAAGGTGCGCAAGACCGACGGCAGCGACGCGAACCACCTGGTGGTGCCCTACACGCTGGACTGCAACGACATGCGCTTCGGCCTGCCGCAGGGCTACAGCGACGCCGAGCCCTTCTACCGCTACATGCGCGACAGCTTCGACACCCTGTACGCCGAGGGCGACCCCCAGGGGCTGGACCGGCCCAAGATGCTCAGCATCGGCCTGCACAACCGCATGGTCGGGCGCCCGGGGCGCTTTGCCGCGCTGCAGCGCTTTCTCGACCACGTCGGGCGGCACCCCGACGTCTGGGTGTGCCGGCGCGTCGACATCGCCCGCCACTGGATCGCCACCCACCCCTGCAAGGACTGA
- a CDS encoding GntR family transcriptional regulator, whose amino-acid sequence MQATSTDQIVLALTGAIVEHRLQPGARLVEQSLADHFGVSRTLVRQALFLLSQKRLVTLAPARGAFVASPSAAEARQVFAVRRMLEVELTRAFVRAATPERIQALREHVAREQAAVARQDVADRTELLGDFHVRMAELLGNDVLAQVLRDLLARCAIVTLMYQSTTAAHDSSSEHAALVECFAAGDVAQAVRLMRAHLDHVEAGLNLEQPVPTFDVQKALARPAARATKTRIARQKTA is encoded by the coding sequence ATGCAAGCCACCAGCACCGACCAGATCGTCCTGGCGCTCACTGGCGCCATCGTCGAGCACCGCCTGCAGCCCGGCGCCCGGCTGGTGGAGCAGTCGCTGGCCGACCACTTCGGCGTCTCGCGCACGCTGGTGCGCCAGGCGCTGTTCCTGCTGTCGCAAAAGCGCCTGGTCACGCTGGCGCCGGCGCGCGGCGCCTTCGTCGCCAGCCCGTCGGCGGCCGAGGCGCGGCAGGTGTTTGCCGTGCGCCGCATGCTGGAGGTGGAGCTCACGCGCGCCTTCGTGCGCGCCGCCACGCCCGAGCGCATCCAGGCGCTGCGCGAGCACGTGGCGCGCGAGCAGGCCGCCGTGGCGCGCCAGGACGTGGCCGACCGCACCGAGCTGCTGGGCGACTTCCACGTGCGCATGGCCGAGCTGCTGGGCAACGACGTGCTGGCGCAGGTGCTGCGCGATCTGCTGGCGCGCTGCGCCATCGTCACCCTGATGTACCAGAGCACCACGGCGGCGCACGACTCCTCCAGCGAGCACGCCGCGCTGGTCGAGTGCTTTGCCGCCGGCGACGTGGCCCAGGCCGTGCGCCTGATGCGCGCCCACCTGGACCACGTGGAGGCCGGCCTGAACCTGGAGCAGCCCGTGCCCACCTTCGACGTTCAAAAGGCGCTGGCCCGCCCTGCGGCCCGCGCCACAAAAACCAGAATCGCGAGGCAGAAAACCGCATGA
- the uraH gene encoding hydroxyisourate hydrolase produces the protein MGLSTHVLDTMHGTPAAGMQVSLYEMQGGQPRLVKRFRLNGDGRNPDGPLYDNASLRVGTYRLSFEVADYFRARGVALPQPPFLDVVPLDFGIAHVDQHYHVPLLVSPWSFSTYRGS, from the coding sequence ATGGGTTTGAGCACGCACGTCCTGGATACCATGCACGGCACGCCGGCCGCCGGCATGCAGGTCAGCCTGTACGAGATGCAGGGCGGCCAGCCCCGGCTGGTCAAGCGCTTTCGCCTCAACGGCGACGGCCGCAACCCCGACGGCCCGCTGTACGACAACGCCAGCCTGCGGGTGGGCACCTACCGGCTGAGCTTCGAGGTGGCCGACTACTTCAGGGCGCGCGGGGTGGCCTTGCCCCAGCCGCCGTTTCTGGACGTGGTGCCGCTGGACTTCGGCATCGCCCACGTCGACCAGCACTACCACGTGCCGCTGCTGGTCAGCCCCTGGAGCTTCTCGACCTATCGGGGCTCTTGA
- a CDS encoding EamA family transporter: MTRRTTPLTWHHLLLILAVVAVWGTNFVIIKFALAHLPPLLLAALRFALAAFPLVLLVRRPAASWGNLALYGLAIGVGQFALLFYGMQRDITPGLASLVVQAQVFFTVGLAVLIDKERLRPYQWVAALIALTGIVIIASHTDGHTTLAGLLLTLGAAFFWALGNVASRAAGPVDVLAYVAWSSLFAVPPLLLLSWALEGWPRIASGLAQADAATWAAVVWQSLGNTIFGYGVWAWLLARYPAATVAPFSILVPVFGIGASALLMGEALPPWKLLAAGLVMAGLALNLLWPRLVAAARG; encoded by the coding sequence ATGACCCGCCGCACCACCCCGCTCACCTGGCACCACCTGCTTCTGATCCTGGCCGTGGTGGCCGTGTGGGGCACCAACTTCGTCATCATCAAGTTCGCGCTGGCGCACCTGCCGCCGCTGCTGCTGGCCGCGCTGCGCTTTGCGCTGGCGGCCTTTCCGCTGGTGCTGCTGGTGCGCCGCCCGGCCGCGTCCTGGGGCAACCTGGCGCTGTACGGGCTGGCCATCGGCGTGGGACAGTTCGCCCTGCTGTTCTACGGCATGCAGCGCGACATCACGCCGGGCCTGGCCTCGCTGGTGGTGCAGGCGCAGGTGTTCTTCACCGTGGGGCTGGCGGTGCTGATCGACAAGGAGCGGCTGCGGCCCTACCAGTGGGTGGCGGCGCTGATCGCGCTCACCGGCATCGTCATCATCGCCAGCCACACCGACGGCCACACCACGCTGGCGGGCCTGCTGCTGACGCTGGGCGCGGCCTTCTTCTGGGCGCTGGGCAACGTGGCCAGCCGCGCCGCCGGGCCGGTCGACGTGCTGGCCTACGTGGCCTGGTCCAGCCTGTTCGCCGTGCCGCCGCTGCTGCTGCTCAGCTGGGCGCTGGAAGGCTGGCCGCGCATCGCCAGCGGGCTGGCGCAGGCCGACGCGGCCACCTGGGCGGCAGTCGTCTGGCAGTCGCTGGGCAACACCATCTTCGGCTACGGCGTGTGGGCCTGGCTGCTGGCGCGCTACCCGGCGGCCACGGTGGCGCCGTTCTCGATCCTGGTGCCGGTGTTCGGCATCGGCGCCTCGGCCCTGCTGATGGGCGAGGCGCTGCCGCCCTGGAAGCTGCTGGCCGCCGGCCTGGTGATGGCCGGGCTGGCGCTGAACCTGCTGTGGCCGCGCCTGGTAGCGGCGGCGCGCGGGTAA
- the mnmC gene encoding FAD-dependent 5-carboxymethylaminomethyl-2-thiouridine(34) oxidoreductase MnmC gives MPPSPVHWRDDGTPTSPRFGDIYRSHDDAGDGGLAQARHVFLHGCGLLADAGQAAAWAGAPRWAVLETGFGLGLNFLATWQAWRSDPRRPACLFYSAVEAWVCKAGDLVRSAAPFAELAPLAAELAAQWHGLLPGVHRLSLDGERVQLTLAVGAVQPMLAELSGAHDSLYLDGFSPERNPDMWSEATLAAAARLLRPGARAATWCVAGPVRQHLAACGFELERVPGLPPKRQALRARYAPRWAPRTNTRADAEPGWNQPPARCAVVGGGLVGAAVAFGLAQRGWRVDVLDAAPQPAAGASALPAGVVAPHVSPDDRPLSQLTRAGVRATLARAAGLLRAGRDFAATGVLERHEPGKRRRPAAWQAPDLPDAAQAESLAGEHPLTRAQAQAAQVPLDEAHPALWHARAGWVRPAALVRAMLGAPGIAWHGGRAVARVDRAAGRWCLRDARGATLAEAELVVVAAGFDSLALLDDALPLHALRGQVASGPMPGGGADAALPPFPVNGHGSLVAHLPGDAGPRWVTGSTFERAKATPEVQAEDHAANLQRLSDLLPHAGAALAAQWRDGRAQAWAGVRATLPDRLPAVGAWRWRANDNFEPNRAAAPAEQAEAAIDSISDEPLPIHLCTGLGARGLTLAVLAGELLVATLHGEPLPVARSLARRLRARRFQPLASKAP, from the coding sequence ATGCCGCCCTCCCCCGTCCACTGGCGCGACGACGGCACGCCCACCAGCCCGCGCTTCGGCGACATCTACCGCAGCCACGACGACGCGGGCGACGGCGGCCTGGCGCAGGCGCGGCACGTCTTTCTGCACGGCTGCGGCCTGCTGGCCGATGCCGGGCAAGCCGCGGCCTGGGCCGGCGCGCCGCGCTGGGCGGTGCTGGAAACCGGCTTCGGCCTGGGCCTGAACTTCCTGGCCACCTGGCAGGCCTGGCGCAGCGACCCGCGGCGGCCCGCGTGCCTGTTCTACAGCGCCGTCGAAGCCTGGGTGTGCAAGGCGGGCGACCTGGTCCGCAGCGCCGCGCCCTTTGCCGAGCTGGCGCCGCTGGCCGCCGAGCTGGCCGCCCAGTGGCACGGCCTGCTGCCCGGCGTGCACCGCCTGAGCCTGGACGGCGAGCGCGTGCAGCTGACCCTGGCCGTGGGCGCGGTGCAGCCCATGCTGGCCGAGCTGAGCGGCGCGCACGACAGCCTTTACCTGGACGGCTTCAGCCCCGAGCGCAACCCCGACATGTGGAGCGAGGCCACGCTGGCCGCCGCCGCCCGGCTGCTGCGGCCGGGCGCGCGGGCCGCCACCTGGTGCGTGGCCGGCCCGGTGCGCCAGCACCTGGCCGCCTGCGGCTTCGAGCTGGAGCGCGTGCCCGGCCTGCCGCCCAAGCGCCAGGCCCTGCGCGCGCGCTACGCCCCGCGCTGGGCGCCACGCACGAACACGCGCGCCGACGCCGAGCCGGGCTGGAACCAGCCGCCCGCGCGCTGCGCCGTCGTCGGCGGCGGCCTGGTGGGGGCCGCGGTGGCCTTCGGCCTGGCGCAGCGCGGCTGGCGCGTCGACGTGCTCGACGCCGCGCCCCAGCCCGCCGCCGGCGCCAGCGCGCTGCCGGCGGGCGTGGTGGCGCCGCACGTGTCGCCCGACGACCGGCCGCTGTCGCAGCTCACGCGCGCCGGCGTGCGTGCCACGCTCGCGCGCGCCGCGGGCCTGCTGCGCGCGGGCCGCGACTTTGCCGCCACCGGCGTGCTGGAGCGCCACGAACCCGGCAAGCGCCGCCGGCCTGCCGCCTGGCAGGCCCCCGACCTGCCCGATGCCGCCCAGGCCGAAAGCCTGGCCGGCGAGCACCCGCTGACCCGCGCCCAGGCCCAGGCCGCCCAGGTGCCGCTGGACGAAGCCCACCCGGCGCTGTGGCATGCGCGCGCCGGCTGGGTCCGGCCCGCCGCCCTGGTGCGCGCCATGCTGGGCGCGCCGGGCATCGCATGGCACGGCGGCCGCGCGGTGGCGCGCGTCGACCGGGCCGCCGGCCGCTGGTGCCTGCGCGATGCGCGTGGCGCCACGCTGGCCGAGGCCGAGCTGGTGGTCGTCGCCGCCGGCTTCGACTCACTGGCGCTGCTGGATGACGCCCTGCCCCTGCACGCGCTGCGCGGCCAGGTGGCATCCGGCCCCATGCCCGGCGGCGGCGCCGACGCGGCGCTGCCGCCCTTTCCGGTCAATGGCCACGGCAGCCTGGTCGCCCACCTGCCGGGCGACGCGGGGCCGCGCTGGGTCACCGGCTCCACCTTCGAGCGCGCCAAGGCCACGCCCGAGGTGCAGGCCGAAGACCACGCCGCCAACCTGCAGCGCCTGTCCGACCTGCTGCCGCACGCCGGCGCCGCGCTGGCCGCGCAGTGGCGCGACGGCCGCGCCCAGGCCTGGGCGGGCGTGCGCGCCACCCTGCCCGACCGGCTGCCGGCGGTGGGCGCCTGGCGCTGGCGGGCCAACGACAATTTCGAGCCGAATCGGGCTGCAGCCCCCGCCGAACAAGCCGAGGCAGCTATCGATTCGATATCCGACGAGCCGCTGCCGATCCACCTGTGCACCGGCCTGGGCGCGCGCGGCCTGACGCTGGCCGTGCTTGCCGGCGAGCTGCTGGTCGCCACCCTGCACGGCGAGCCGCTGCCCGTGGCCCGCTCGCTGGCGCGGCGGCTGCGCGCGCGCCGCTTTCAACCCCTGGCCAGCAAGGCACCATGA
- a CDS encoding oxidative damage protection protein: MARMVHCIKLGTEAEGLDFPPYPGELGKRLWASVSKQAWADWLKHQTMLVNENRLNLADANARAYLRQQMEAHFFGDGAEQAAGYVAPKV, translated from the coding sequence ATGGCACGCATGGTCCACTGCATCAAGCTCGGCACCGAGGCCGAGGGCCTGGACTTTCCGCCCTACCCCGGCGAGCTGGGCAAGCGCCTGTGGGCCAGCGTCAGCAAGCAGGCCTGGGCCGACTGGCTCAAGCACCAGACCATGCTGGTCAACGAGAACCGCCTGAACCTGGCCGACGCCAACGCGCGCGCCTACCTGCGCCAGCAGATGGAGGCGCACTTCTTCGGCGACGGCGCCGAGCAGGCCGCGGGCTACGTGGCGCCCAAGGTTTGA
- a CDS encoding tetratricopeptide repeat protein has protein sequence MTPAVSFAPLAPDLHARALALLDDEWLAHDADLAPVLPIVLARGVGQDWHKAGTFRHHLVGVARTLALWQQPRDVRLLGLLHSVYGNAFVDLVKFDPARERARLREAVGERAEHLVYLFCTASRAQFVRQVLAGRIAPDGSVQVDEHHLPADVVAAFIVVSMADTCEQWFAWQEDIYSGFPDVPRLPQAAHWMAALWPGPMRPPSRIYAHISQLGAALQHPGLKGLLPMPPVFEHCTRTLAAGDEAAAASLYWSVIAQSQPLVQMDGAVAALEHAARLNPWVGEPQMVLAQLYLIAGRHAEAEAAATGALQCYSAWGNAWDKRVQWDAWMAWARILRQGAQTGTWPERLDKLNNVALRP, from the coding sequence ATGACCCCAGCCGTCTCCTTCGCCCCGCTCGCCCCCGACCTGCACGCCCGCGCCCTCGCGCTGCTGGACGACGAATGGCTGGCCCACGACGCCGACCTGGCGCCCGTGCTGCCCATCGTGCTGGCGCGCGGCGTGGGGCAGGACTGGCACAAGGCCGGCACCTTCCGCCACCACCTGGTGGGCGTGGCGCGCACGCTGGCGCTGTGGCAGCAGCCGCGCGACGTGCGCCTGCTGGGCCTGCTGCACAGCGTGTACGGCAACGCCTTCGTCGACCTGGTCAAGTTCGACCCGGCGCGCGAGCGCGCGCGCCTGCGCGAGGCCGTGGGCGAGCGCGCCGAGCACCTGGTGTACCTGTTTTGCACCGCCTCGCGCGCGCAGTTCGTGCGCCAGGTGCTGGCCGGGCGCATCGCGCCCGACGGCAGCGTGCAGGTGGACGAGCACCACCTGCCGGCCGACGTGGTGGCCGCCTTCATCGTCGTCAGCATGGCCGACACCTGCGAGCAGTGGTTTGCCTGGCAGGAGGACATCTACAGCGGCTTTCCCGACGTGCCCAGGCTGCCGCAGGCCGCGCACTGGATGGCCGCGCTGTGGCCCGGCCCCATGCGCCCGCCCAGCCGCATCTACGCCCACATCAGCCAGCTGGGCGCCGCGCTGCAGCACCCCGGGCTGAAAGGCCTGCTGCCCATGCCCCCGGTGTTCGAGCACTGCACGCGCACGCTGGCCGCGGGCGACGAGGCCGCCGCGGCGTCGCTGTACTGGTCGGTCATCGCGCAGAGCCAGCCGCTGGTGCAGATGGACGGCGCCGTTGCCGCGCTGGAGCACGCCGCGCGCCTGAACCCCTGGGTGGGCGAGCCGCAGATGGTGCTGGCCCAGCTGTACCTGATCGCCGGCCGCCACGCCGAGGCCGAGGCCGCCGCCACCGGCGCCCTGCAGTGCTACAGCGCCTGGGGCAACGCCTGGGACAAGCGCGTGCAGTGGGACGCCTGGATGGCCTGGGCGCGCATCCTGCGCCAGGGCGCGCAGACGGGTACGTGGCCCGAGCGGCTGGACAAGCTGAACAACGTGGCGCTGCGCCCATAA
- a CDS encoding aminotransferase class I/II-fold pyridoxal phosphate-dependent enzyme yields MSDSWKFETQSVHAGYTPDPTTKSVAVPIYQTVSYAFDDTQHGADLFDLKVPGNIYTRIMNPTTAVLEQRLAALEGGVGALALASGMTAIHYAIQTIASAGDNIVSTATLYGGTYNLFAHTLPQMGVEVRFADYRDPASFGKLIDARTKAVFCESIGNPLGNVTDLAALAQVAHAHGVPLIVDNTVPSPYLCRPFEHGADIVVHAATKYIGGHGNSMGGVIVDSGKFPWAEHKQRFARLNEPDVSYHGVVYTEALGAAAYIGRARVVPLRNLGGAISPMNAFLLLQGIQTLPLRMDRTCDNALAIARYLQKHPKVAAVNYAGLPDHPDHAVVRRLMGGRASGIVSFTLKAADGRAAGARFQDALGLFLRLVNIGDTKSLACHPASTTHRQLDAGELAKAGVSEGMVRLSVGIEHIDDLLADLEQALGKV; encoded by the coding sequence ATGAGCGATTCGTGGAAGTTCGAGACCCAGTCCGTGCACGCCGGCTACACGCCCGACCCCACCACCAAGTCGGTGGCGGTGCCGATCTACCAGACCGTGTCCTACGCCTTCGACGACACGCAGCACGGGGCCGACCTGTTCGATTTGAAGGTGCCGGGCAACATCTACACCCGCATCATGAACCCGACCACCGCCGTGCTGGAGCAGCGCCTGGCCGCGCTCGAGGGCGGCGTCGGCGCGCTGGCGCTGGCCTCGGGCATGACGGCGATCCACTACGCCATCCAGACCATCGCCAGCGCGGGCGACAACATCGTCTCCACCGCCACGCTGTACGGCGGCACCTACAACCTGTTTGCCCACACCCTGCCGCAGATGGGCGTGGAGGTGCGCTTTGCCGACTACCGCGACCCGGCCTCGTTCGGCAAGCTGATCGACGCGCGCACCAAGGCGGTGTTCTGCGAATCCATCGGCAACCCGCTGGGCAACGTCACCGACCTGGCCGCGCTGGCCCAGGTGGCGCACGCGCACGGCGTGCCGCTGATCGTCGACAACACGGTGCCCAGCCCCTACCTGTGCCGCCCGTTCGAGCACGGCGCCGACATCGTGGTGCACGCCGCCACCAAGTACATCGGCGGCCACGGCAACAGCATGGGCGGCGTCATCGTCGATTCGGGCAAGTTCCCGTGGGCCGAGCACAAGCAGCGCTTTGCGCGCCTGAACGAGCCCGACGTGAGCTACCACGGCGTGGTCTACACCGAGGCGCTGGGCGCGGCGGCCTACATCGGCCGCGCGCGCGTGGTACCGCTGCGCAACCTGGGCGGCGCCATCAGCCCGATGAACGCCTTCTTGCTGCTGCAGGGCATCCAGACCCTGCCGCTGCGCATGGACCGCACCTGCGACAACGCGCTGGCCATTGCCAGGTACCTGCAAAAGCACCCCAAGGTGGCGGCGGTCAACTACGCCGGCCTGCCCGATCACCCCGACCACGCCGTGGTGCGGCGCCTGATGGGCGGGCGCGCCTCGGGCATCGTCAGCTTCACCCTGAAGGCCGCCGACGGCCGCGCCGCCGGCGCGCGCTTTCAGGACGCGCTGGGCCTGTTCCTGCGCCTGGTCAACATCGGCGACACCAAGTCGCTGGCCTGCCACCCGGCCAGTACCACACACCGCCAGCTCGACGCCGGGGAGCTGGCCAAGGCGGGCGTGTCCGAAGGCATGGTGCGCCTGTCGGTGGGCATCGAGCACATCGACGACCTGCTGGCCGATCTGGAGCAGGCGCTGGGGAAGGTTTGA
- a CDS encoding YggS family pyridoxal phosphate-dependent enzyme — translation MSTDLPPATSTRHDQHGQWPQAESVDDFRHNLAAVHARIAAACRRAGRDPASVRLLPVSKTKPEAVLRQAYAAGCRMLGENKPQEAHRKWEAMADLADLRWSVIGHLQTNKAKLVAQCASEFQALDSLRVAEALERRLQAEGRALDVFVQVNTSGEASKYGLHPDDVAAFLRALPAFSALRVRGLMTLALFSAEAQRVRECFVLLRGLRERLRQDAPAGIDLSELSMGMSGDYEIAIEEGATVVRVGQAIFGARPMPDSHYWPSAAEGEAKAGEAP, via the coding sequence ATGAGCACAGACCTTCCCCCGGCCACCTCCACCCGCCACGACCAGCACGGCCAATGGCCGCAGGCCGAGTCGGTGGACGACTTTCGCCACAACCTGGCCGCCGTGCACGCGCGCATCGCGGCGGCCTGCCGGCGCGCCGGGCGCGACCCGGCCAGCGTGCGCCTGCTGCCCGTCAGCAAGACCAAGCCCGAGGCCGTGCTGCGCCAGGCCTACGCCGCGGGCTGCCGCATGCTGGGCGAGAACAAGCCGCAGGAGGCCCATCGCAAATGGGAGGCCATGGCCGACCTGGCCGACCTGCGCTGGTCGGTCATCGGCCACCTGCAGACCAACAAGGCCAAGTTGGTGGCGCAGTGCGCCAGCGAATTCCAGGCGCTGGACAGCCTGCGCGTGGCCGAGGCGCTGGAGCGGCGCCTGCAGGCCGAAGGGCGCGCGCTGGACGTGTTCGTGCAGGTCAACACCTCGGGCGAGGCCAGCAAGTACGGCCTGCATCCCGACGACGTGGCCGCCTTCCTGCGCGCGCTGCCGGCGTTTTCGGCGCTGCGCGTGCGCGGGCTGATGACGCTGGCGCTGTTCTCGGCCGAGGCCCAGCGCGTGCGCGAATGCTTCGTGCTGCTGCGCGGCCTGCGCGAGCGGCTGCGCCAGGATGCCCCCGCCGGCATCGACTTGAGCGAGCTGTCGATGGGCATGTCCGGCGACTACGAGATCGCCATCGAGGAAGGCGCCACCGTCGTGCGCGTCGGCCAGGCCATCTTCGGCGCGCGGCCCATGCCCGACTCGCACTACTGGCCGTCGGCCGCCGAGGGCGAGGCCAAGGCGGGCGAGGCGCCTTGA
- a CDS encoding VOC family protein: MANLNGVHHVAYRCKNAKQTVEWYQKYLDARFILAIAENEVPSTKEPDPYMHIFIDIGGGNILAFFELPTKADMIAPSDANTPAWTQHLALKTDSIDTMLKVKARMQADGIEVIGPTDHTIFKSIYFRDPSGHRLELAVDTATPEMDQALDRVKWDMLSEWDRTKKAPTHARWMHDGSGRVG, from the coding sequence ATGGCCAACCTCAACGGCGTGCACCACGTCGCCTACCGCTGCAAGAACGCCAAGCAAACCGTCGAGTGGTATCAAAAATACCTGGACGCCCGCTTCATCCTCGCCATCGCCGAGAACGAGGTGCCCTCCACCAAGGAGCCGGACCCGTACATGCACATCTTCATCGACATCGGCGGCGGCAACATCCTGGCCTTTTTCGAGCTGCCCACCAAGGCCGACATGATCGCGCCCTCGGACGCCAACACCCCCGCGTGGACGCAGCACCTGGCGCTGAAGACCGACTCCATCGACACCATGCTGAAGGTCAAGGCCCGCATGCAGGCCGACGGCATCGAGGTCATCGGCCCCACCGACCACACCATCTTCAAGTCCATCTACTTCCGCGACCCCTCCGGCCACCGCCTGGAGCTGGCCGTCGACACCGCCACGCCCGAGATGGACCAGGCGCTCGACCGCGTCAAGTGGGACATGCTAAGCGAATGGGACCGCACCAAGAAGGCGCCCACCCACGCGCGCTGGATGCACGACGGCAGCGGCCGCGTGGGGTGA